A genomic stretch from Xenopus laevis strain J_2021 chromosome 6S, Xenopus_laevis_v10.1, whole genome shotgun sequence includes:
- the LOC121395192 gene encoding gastrula zinc finger protein XlCGF26.1-like, producing the protein MVGLCSLLSGSPEMETRRLEGKWENEEPDTEDPLDTIKREMDPVPGAGSPDAEPEILQIKIEKEELDSEDQNPMEILCVPISDGDQSGCQIPRLHPDDLPQGQQGRTGSESDTLYEECGARPDLLEFVCVACGNNMSSYEAQAHLLTCSVSISYRKSNMCPGAKPFMCNKSEKHQKEGPEAEKPFMCNKSEKHQKEGPDAEKPFMCNKSEKHQKEGPEAEKPFMCNKSEKRQKKGPEAEKPYGCTKCGRMFSYKGSLKSHEKIHTAEAPYPCRECGKVFYHKATFLAHMRIHTAETPFTCPECGKSFSQKSNLLTHERIHTGVKPFTCMECSKTFTVKSSLLSHQRVHTGEKPYTCTECNKHFSHSYQLRAHISAHTGVDPFPCTECGKSFTLKHRLLMHQRIHTGEKPFKCTECGKGFSFKDTLQKHQRIHTGEKPFVCADCGKSFTLKDRLNKHRRIHTGEKPYKCLECGNSFSAKPMLLMHQRSHTGEKPYTCSECQKTFAQKTTLMIHERIHTGERPYQCNDCGKSFVHSTNLHSHQKIHTGEKPFTCTECGKSFSLRNKLVRHQKIHK; encoded by the exons atggtgggtttgtgttccttgctgtcaggttctccagagatggaaacaaggaggttagaggggaaatgggagaatgaagagccggacactgaggatcctctggacacaataaagaggGAAATGGATCCCGTTCCTGGGGCCG GTTCCCCAGATGCAGAaccagaaatattacagataaagattGAGAAAGAAGAACTGGACTCAGAAGATCAGAACCCAATGGAAATCTTGTGCGTTCCGATCAGTGATGGAG ATCAGAGCGGCTGTCAAATACCCAGACTCCACCCAGATGACCTGCCCCAAGGACAACAAGGAAGGACTGGCTCAGAGTCTGACACTCTATATGAGGAGTGCGGTGCAAGGCCTGACCTACTGGAGTTTGTTTGCGTTGCTTGTGGAAACAATATGTCCTCCTATGAGGCACAAGCACATCTACTGACTTGTAGTGTCTCTATTTCATATAGGAAAAGCAATATGTGCCCAGGAGCGAAACCATTCATGTGTAACAAGTCTGAGAAGCACCAGAAAGAGGGTCCTGAGGCAGAGAAACCATTCATGTGTAACAAGTCTGAGAAGCACCAGAAAGAGGGTCCCGATGCAGAGAAACCATTCATGTGTAACAAGTCTGAGAAGCACCAGAAAGAGGGTCCCGAGGCAGAGAAACCATTCATGTGTAACAAGTCTGAGAAGCGCCAGAAAAAGGGTCCCGAGGCAGAGAAACCATACGGATGCACGAAATGTGGCAGAATGTTTTCATATAAGGGCAGCCTGAAGTCACATGAAAAAATACACACGGCGGAGGCTCCGTATCCGTGTAGAGAGTGTGGCAAAGTCTTTTATCATAAGGCCACCTTCCTGGCGCACATGAGAATTCACACGGCTGAAACCCCCTTTACATGTCCAGAATGTGGCAAGAGCTTTTCCCAAAAGAGTAATCTCCTGACGCACGAGAGGATTCACACGGGTGTGAAACCCTTCACATGTATGGAGTGCTCCAAAACCTTTACTGTAAAGAGCAGCCTATTGTCCCACCAGAGGgtgcacacaggggagaaaccctacACCTGCACCGAATGCAACAAACATTTTTCTCACAGCTATCAGCTTCGGGCCCATATCAGCGCTCACACGGGCGTAGACCCATTCCCATGCACCGAGTGCGGCAAGAGCTTCACTCTAAAACACAGACTCCTCATgcaccagagaattcacacaggggagaaaccctttaaatgcacagaatgtggcaaaggcttCTCTTTTAAAGACACACTTCAGaaacaccagagaattcacactggggagaaaccgtTTGTGTGCGCAGATTGTGGGAAAAGTTTCACTTTAAAGGATCGGCTCAACAAACACCGGAGAATTCACACCGGAGAAAAACCTTACAAATGTCTGGAATGTGGAAACAGTTTCTCTGCTAAGCCCATGCTTCTGATGCACCAGAGATcccacacgggggagaaaccctACACCTGTAGCGAGTGCCAGAAAACCTTTGCTCAGAAGACCACACTGATGATACACGAaagaattcacacaggggagagacCTTATCAGTGCAATGATTGTGGAAAGAGTTTCGTTCATAGCACCAACCTGCACAGCCACCAGAAAAtccacaccggggagaaaccattcacctgcacaGAATGCGGCAAAAGCTTCTCCTTGAGGAACAAACTTGTCAGacaccagaaaattcacaaataG
- the LOC108695541 gene encoding gastrula zinc finger protein XlCGF52.1-like, whose product MRREEKDCSPETQVEMLQIKTEKEEPDPEDDQKPMENCPAALTGGEAEILQIKIKEEEPDSEDPVTPMRSSAAPPTDGDNGKLQSSGVQNPLTNLDYEFSTSCENGVTISRPSDCSNCTSGQSLCESRAHTCTGNGTKSPTGTEPEKNKRYCCSQCGKNFKYRKYLQHHQMVHLKLKPFPCRECGKGFRFKSSLHKHQMIHTGEKPFTCRECGKGWSYKCDLWSHQMVHTGEKPFTCTECGKGFSNKRHLKRHEMIHTGEKPFTCTECGKGFQNNSILQQHQRVHTGVKPYTCSECGKGFSNKANLQKHQMIHTEIKPFTCPECARGFSFKSSLRRHRMVHTGEKPFTCTECGMAFRNEPRLQSHQKIHTGEKPFTCMECGKSFASRGTLMRHHRTHTGEKPFMCAQCGVAFVRSHSLRNHYKSLRNSCVDPGP is encoded by the exons ATGAGACGAGAAGAGAAGGACT GTTCCCCAGAGACACAAGTAGAAATGTTACAGATAAAGACAGAGAAAGAAGAACCAGACCCTGAAGATGATCAGAAGCCAATGGAAAACTGTCCAGCAGCACTTACTGGTGGAG AAGcagaaatattacagataaagataAAGGAAGAAGAGCCCGACTCTGAAGATCCTGTGACCCCAATGAGAAGCTCAGCAGCTCCACCTACTGACGGGG ACAATGGGAAGTTACAGAGCTCTGGAGTCCAGAACCCTCTGACTAATTTGGACTATGAGTTCAGCACCAGTTGTGAGAATGGCGTCACTATCTCTCGCCCGTCAGACTGCAGCAACTGTACCTCTGGGCAAAGCTTGTGTGAGAGCAGAGCACACACCTGTACTGGGAATGGCACCAAGAGTCCGACAGGTACAGAACCAGAGAAGAACAAGAGATATTGCTGCTCACAGTGTGGAAAGAATTTCAAATATAGAAAGTATTTGCAGCATCATCAGATGGTTCATTTAAAGCTGAAGCCCTTCCCATGTAGAGAATGTGGAAAGGGATTTCGATTTAAATCAAGTTTACACAAACACCAGATGatccacactggggagaaacccttcacatgtAGAGAATGTGGAAAGGGCTGGAGCTATAAATGTGATTTATGGAGCCATCAGATGGTCCAtacgggggagaaaccattcacatgtACTGAATGTGGAAAGGGCTTCAGCAATAAACGTCATTTAAAGAGACATGAAATGATCCACACAGGGGAAAAACCCTTCACATGTACAGAATGCGGAAAGGGCTTCCAGAATAATTCCATTTTACAGCAACATCAGAGGGTCCATACAGGGGTGAAACCATATACATGTAGTGAATGTGGGAAGGGCTTCAGCAATAAAGCCAACTTGCAGAAACATCAGATGATCCATACGGAGATTAAACCATTCACATGTCCGGAATGTGCAAGGGGCTTCAGCTTCAAATCCAGTTTACGCAGACATCGGATGGTCCATAccggggagaaacccttcacttGTACAGAGTGCGGAATGGCCTTCAGAAATGAACCTCGTTTACAGAGTCACCAGAAGatccacacgggggagaaaccattcacctgtatgGAATGTGGGAAGAGCTTTGCTTCCAGGGGCACACTCATGCGCCATCACAGAactcacacgggagagaaaccttTCATGTGCGCACAATGTGGAGTAGCTTTTGTCAGAAGCCACAGTCTTAGAAACCACTATAAAAGTCTAAGGAACTCTTGTGTGGACCCGGGGCCCTAA
- the LOC108695551 gene encoding uncharacterized protein LOC108695551: protein MKGRLTPIKSGMDSVSVVGLPKPEADVIQIKIKEEDLDSGDHLIPLGSSVVPLTDGGHGSPYAQWRNYCGGRPCDCIWAGGPFGPDGGGAESTANGSIGSADKVKSENEELDTEDHLILINRGMNIIPGAGKKMAGIGILSDLGQRYFIKYLLSHRYDSMPLWTVGRRQKKQHIMQRLGRRVSRKFGIHLNLRQIQRIWSDLKRRCPGLVLEINQELEGCAGDVGDPPEAEDEEEPGTAAGDEEVNDPAEGLVGRTTVEAAGQEEEVEGSSCGCLGSSSDANKMPSDTAQGLTNRPTSEAARQEVDEREEVEESTRSMKIFHYERALRAVRQRRGRKQLGGSTLGGLHVTVRRMQRQLTQVQRTVNSIYSILHKYFLKCQKESEP from the exons ATGAAGGGCCGCCTGACCCCAATAAAGAGTGGGATGGATTCAGTTTCTGTAGTTG GTTTGCCAAAGCCAGAAGCAGATGTAATACAGATAAAGATAAAGGAAGAAGATCTGGACTCTGGAGATCATCTCATCCCATTGGGAAGCTCAGTTGTGCCACTTACTGATGGGG GACATGGCTCTCCGTatgcacagtggcgtaactactgtgGGGGCAGACCATGTGACTGTATCTGGGCTGGTGGCCCCTTCGGCCCTGATGGAGGAGGGGCCGAGTCAACAGCAAATG GTTCAATAGGCTCTGCAGATAAAGTGAAATCAGAGAATGAAGAGTTGGACACTGAGGATCATTTGATTCTGATAAATAGAGGAATGAATATCATTCCTGGTGCCG GGAAAAAGATGGCAGGCATTGGCATCCTATCAGATTTAGGACAGAGATACTTTATCAAATATCTGCTGAGCCACCGCTATGATTCCATGCCCCTGTGGACGGTAGGCAGGCGACAGAAGAAACAACATATCATGCAAAGACTTGGGAGGAGGGTGAGCCGGAAATTCGGCATTCACCTCAATCTGCGTCAGATCCAGAGGATCTGGTCCGATCTCAAGAGAAGGTGCCCAGGACTTGTGCTTGAGATTAACCAGGAACTGGAAG GCTGTGCTGGAGACGTGGGAGATCCCCCAGAGGCAGAAGATGAAGAAGAGCCTGGCACTGCAGCTGGAGATGAAGAAGTAAATG ACCCTGCTGAAGGCCTTGTGGGGCGAACAACTGTGGAGGCTGCTGGGCAGGAGGAAGAAGTGGAAG GAAGCTCCTGTGGGTGCCTTGGTTCCTCTAGTGatgccaataaaatgccttcaGACACTGCACAAGGCCTTACAAACCGACCAACATCGGAGGCTGCCAGGCAGGAAGTAGATGAGAGGGAGGAAGTGGAAG AATCTACTCGTAGCATGAAAATCTTCCATTATGAGAGGGCATTGAGAGCCGTGCGCCAGAGGAGGGGCAGAAAACAGCTGGGGGGCAGCACATTGGGGGGGCTGCACGTTACAGTGAGACGCATGCAGCGGCAGCTGACACAAGTACAGAGAACTGTGAACAGTATCTACTCCATACTGCACAA ATATTTCCTTAAATGCCAGAAGGAATCTGAACCCTAA